A window of Quercus robur chromosome 12, dhQueRobu3.1, whole genome shotgun sequence genomic DNA:
aaaatcttcGCCCATGCTGCTGTCCAAATTAAGAACAAAACCCTCTTTGGGGCCTTAACACACCAAATACTCTTCAGCCTTTGTACCTTGGATAGCCTCGTAATAAAAGCCTCCTAGGGATATCAGAATACATAAGATCTAGAAAATAATTCAATGAATCCAATTCCCAATCATGAAACTCTATAAAATCTCATGTTCCAGCTCCTCCCCACCCCATCTAACTAAGGTAATCTTATCAAATGAGCAGGAGTATAAATCATGATGTGACTCCTTTAGAGAAGAATTCCCAATCCAAAGAGTATGCCAAGACCTTACTCGAGTGCTTGCCCGCAACTCAGAAAACACAAACTGAAGAAAATTGTCCCATCCTGCCCTAATGCTCCTCCATAGACTACACCGTGACCatccccccccccaaaaaaaaaactggttgCAAAGTCCAACCGCCTCATTCCTCCTCATACTTCATAGCGAGAATCCGTCTCCATAAATGTGTGGCCTCATTCTGAAATCATCATAACCATTTCCCCAATAAAACTTTACTAAAACTTCCTATTTTTCGAATCCCCAAACCGCCTGTACCAATGGCAAAACAAACTGCTTCCCATGCCACCAAGGAGAACTTGAATTCCTCATCAGAGGCACCACACAAAAAGCTGCTCGTAATCTCTCTAACCCGTTCATCACACTAGTGGGAATAGtcaaaatagagagaaaatatgTTGGTAAACTCAAAAGCATACTTTTTAATAAAGTTATCCTCCCACCCTCTGACAATATAGCTTCTTCCAACTAGACAGTCTGTGttccatcttctccaaaaatTGCTTTGATATATAGCATGAGACAAGTATTTCCAGTAAGGTCAAccataaaaacttataaatccATTTTTTGAATTAACCAATGAACCGGGATTATATTAAGGGCATATAAAATAAGTAGAAAGTCAGAGGCAAAAAATAAATCAGCGGCAGCAAGAAGTTGGCCTAAGAAGATTACAAACAAAAGGAGACAgatattgaaattaaaaatgttaATATAAGCAGTAAGCGCAAAGCATCATCTGGCATAAATAATGAAGAAGTACTTGCTCCCAAATGACAAAAAAGGGTAGCTCATGTGGCAGACTCAGCATTGACAAACCTCACTAAAGCTAAATGCCATCTACCTCCTCATTGTCCTGATTGTTGTTCTAACCCTCATAGCAATTGCTACCGAGTTaaatataattatgaaaaaactaACATCCATTGCTTCACAAGTATTAACTACCAACCAATAGAGATGAGGTAGCTTGAAGAGGCCATGGTTGTTCATCTCCAAAGAATTCTAAACTTGTGttggtttatttaaaaaataaccaaaaatacACCTTTGATCCAAGTTTCCAAGTGATCAAGACTGCACATGCACTGATGCACAAATGAAATGAATATGCAACTACAATCATAGTGCAAGCTTTCAATCTTCACAACAAGACTAAGTAAGAAATATGATTGGATCTAAAAATAAAGGGTTAAGCTACAAGAGCCAAAGGCACTAAAGAGCTCAGACAAATTAGCTAAAGAAAGGCATTTAATCATGATGCATAAcacattatactttttttttcatcaatgtTTACACATGCACCCAAAGACagagtttggctacaaacttgattgtagcctaaggctacaacttcactaaatatctttttattagatgtaaattttgacaactccaccattggattacattatcttcttatatcttccatgcttacaaaatttctagaagaACAAagatcgatttttttttttgataagtaatcaGAGAAATGATATAaatgaggaaaaataaaagtacaagtagttcatgatgatgaacaacaagaaacagaaaaaccaaacaacaaaaccaaagatAAGGAAATCAGAAAGATAAACTAAGGGAAAACATAAGTTTATAGATCGATAGATAAAGATCGATAGTTATATCATCAAtctattatttaaattgcaagtttttgtagtctaaaattatgcattaaaaataagtttatagatcataaagtaaataacatctaattgtcacaaaatttgacatgtgtgttaagaatgtaaagaacatgcaatccaaatgttagattttcaaatatgtagcaatgttaattttttttttaaaggaagttgtagccttaggctacaactaagtttgtagccaatTTTTGTTCTACACCCAATGAGTCTTGAACCCACGACCTCACCTCCACTTAgccatacataaaaaaaataaaaaataaaaaataaaaaatttactaaaatatGTAGGTAATGAAGCCTTGTAGGCAGAATGTCAGATTGACTTTCTCATGATAAATTGCCTCAAACCTGTCCCCCAATAGCCTTCATGGTCATAATAGACAGCTTAATCCAAATGCTAACTTTAGAAATATTTAGCTTCCACCGCACTCTGTGTCATGTATCCACCATAGTATAGTGCTGCCAAGTGTCTTTGGCTTGATCACTGTGATTATTACCTCCCTATAGGTTTCTCAATGTTGACAGATACACCTTTAAATAAGTAACCACTCACCACCACATAGCCCTATGGCTCAAAGAATAAATGTGTATCTCGCAAAACCTACAGGTCCACCTCCCACAACCTGGCAACACCTACCTCATGCATGTTTGTCACTATATTTATACTATGGCATGTCATTACCTTTATGAAGTACCACATGTCAACACACTATTCAATTGGACACCCCTAATCTTCAACTACTCaagatttgaaatcaaaaagGACCAAGAATGGCTCATCATAAATTATGGTTGTGTCACTTCTAATTCATTAAAGTCAActttttttcattgaaaaattttcctaatttagatttttaacagtagataaatgaaaaaaatgcaaTTCACAGTCCAATAGATAACTTTTGTCCCTTGAACTATCCAAGGCTGATATCTCATTTATAAAGAAACATCAGATGATTTCCACCAAGTGCTAATGCATGTTgtgcaaaataagaaaaatcgcACAACAAAATTAGAGCAGGCACTACAGAGATGTTTGGTAAGTTGTGACTTCATGTAGAGGAAGGGCAAgttataaagaaagaaaactgCAACATATACATGAGGTGGTCATTCGAGATGGAGACTTAATTCTAAAGAACCACAAAAACATTGCAGTAGGGGTCACTGAATTCTACAGAGGAGCGTATAAACCATTTGACAGCCTACAACACATTAAATAGTAATTATAGAAACAAGGTCAAAAACTACAAGGCACACAAGTCTCATGCAGGATGAAGTTAAAAAGAAGCAGTTATCAATTGAAGACCATAAGAACAATCAAAAATAGTTGGTTGCAACACCATTTGAAGAAGGGTCTAAAACTTGCTCTACCTTAACACAATTATAACAACAATCAAGCCTTAGTCTAAAAATTTTTAGGGTTGCCTATGTATCCTCAATAGACTACTTAGGGCCGGTCACATGTAATATTTTCCGCCATTCTATTCTATTAGAAGTCATACTCTCTATTACTTCCCTAATTAACATGTAATTTTCATTCCCTCAACTCGAACCAAGTCATCCTTTCTAATTGGTGCATTACTCACTCTCCTCTAAACACTATCAAACCATCTCAAGCAACTCTATCTCATCATCGTTTAgctattgcatttatttttctcattgcCAGTCAATACCAATGATCTATAACTAGAATGCGTTGCTAAATCTCAGCTCTAGAAAGCTATTTCAcgctcatcttttcatcaataaggACTAGCCCCATTTTTTAGGGGATTTAGTCATTTTGAATCATTTCAGTGTATTTCCAGTTATCCATCACAAAATATGTTGACTATATTTCCACTTAACTATAGtcattttataaatatgttgCTTTTTAACATCCCAAAATTCAGTACCATTGAGCATAGCTGGTTTTATAGCAatcttgtaaaaaaattcctttcacTTAATATGTACTATTTTACAATCACTATCACACAATACCCTTGATGCGCTTCTCCACTTCATTGATCATGCTCTTAATCCTATGAGTCACTAGCTTCTAAACAAACCCATCTTCAATTCCCCTTAAATCAGTGATCCATCTCAACCATAGATCTTACCTATcaccttatcaaaaaaaaaaaagatcttacCTATCAAAACGTTAATTCTATCTGTCATTTGAAATGTCCTCATATAGGGTGCCACCTTGATAACTTTCCTTAAAAATTGGTTAAAAGCTCTCTCCTTTATGgcaactaaaaaaacaaaaaaccccaTTAAACTAAAATTACTTCAAATAAATATACAATCTCAATAGTGGGTTTTTTCCACTTAGATAAAGTCTCTTTTCGTCAAATAAGAGAGATTCGGGGttcaaatcccaattacacaaAAACCCAATTGGTATCTTGACCCGATGATAAAAAGCAATCATCACGGAGAAGCAAACACcacaaaattgaaattgaatacaTGGGGGGGTGGAGAaagatgaaagaagaaaagaccTGAACAGCGGCGTCAGGGGGAATACAAGGAGAGAGAAGAGGTCCAAGATGGGGTCGCTCGAGCGAGACCTGGACGGGAACACTGAAGCCTCTACGAGGAAGACCCGTTTCTTGGAAATGGGCAGAAGACCGATTACTATTGCTATGGGTCTGAGCTTCggaattgttgttgttgctgttgatgttgttgttatCGTCGTCTTCGTCTTTGGATTCGTGATTGTCGTCTTTAGAGAACCCTAAGAAGCCCGCTATTTTCTTCAACAACCCCATCGGgaatttgagaagaaaaaaaagcagCTGATTGCTCGGTAGTTTTCGTCCAGTATTTTTGTATGGTTTGTGAGAGAATTGAATGAGAAAGAGGAGTGGTGGGAAGAAATGGAAAGTATAAGAGTGGGTGGCCGTGGTCTTTTTCGGGGGTTTCTTATGGTTGGCTGGGCTTATACATATACTCACTcaacagcttttcttttttctctgcctttttttgtttttggcttgCACACCCAAAATTTTGGTGCAGCTTTTGGGTAATACTAATACTGTAGCTAATAGGGTCTCATCATCCTTCGGGTTttcaacccttttttttcttttttcttttttaatggaGATCAAATAGAGGTcagtttgtttctttttttttttttattattccattattggggagagagagaaaatttgaaaCACGGGAGTGCCCATTGAAttacaaagtttttttaaaaattagtttagaaCTCATGTATATACACTTACACAATAAATACATATACACGagcatgtgtgtatatatattttaaagagttttaatttattatcaaatcaagataccaatcgatttttaatataggtggggattgaacACTGATCTCTTATTATcttctgtatatattaagaggattcagaaagttagttattattttttttcctgtcaaaaatatctctaaattaattaaccaacaacttaaaaatggggttaaaataataaattaacaaaagaaaattagttattgctttttttactgtcaaaaatacccctacctaaaacttaaaaatggggttaaaatagtaaattgacaaaaataataaattcatacttCTACGTTGAAATACCTTCTTACTTCtaataaactcctacttttacgttaatttaaattcctacttctaccctctaactccctacaaaatagaaaaactcttttgttagttttaaaactcctcaaatctacaaaactcaccctacgtatttatttatttatttttttgtgattggaaaaagtagaaatctcaaattataataaatgcaaattattaatctttaccaaaaaaatagaaaagcctctgaggctagtatatattaatGTGTAGCTTTATGCATATATACAAGTGCAATTAAAAATTATCACAATTATATAgttaaaattatacttttttttagaagatgttcaaatctctctctctctctctctctctctctctctctctctctctctctctctctctctctctatatatatatatatatatatatatatatatatgtatatatattcaattaGGATTTCAAAATAGAGtttcaaattagagtttattttttcgccatgtgtcctaaattatttatttttaaagagagttttattttagaatcaaatgtgagactacatcataaatattcattaaaGTGAGTTATTGATTATAAAAACCAAGgagtttaaaataaatgaatcataaaataaaaaaaattgcttgacaataacaaaaattaagaagtaatagaaaaattgaaaaactaaaCATGGATAGTTTGCATTTTATaactaataatattcttacaagactttttaaagagttaacaaaatataagaatgactatcaatagtatttgtAAGGACACGACTTGGaacgacccgtaacagtgttgggttcgcacgtaaaaaggcccaaacaatatcatttgtagagcgtgggtttgaaaggctaggccttggtcacaagacagtgggttttccatggtgttcatacatagttaaatcgtgtccgccctaggagtctttctcctggaggcgggctaggaggctctggttttttgccatttttctcAGCCAGCCCCTTGGTgcactaacttttacattatatagtccttcttggttgatcttagccctccacttgttggtcaggcaggtgcttacttctgtacccgtcccatcagctgtcccctCTTACTTTCTATTAGTTGTGATGATCGAAGTTACACCGTccaagcgtcttttctcattaacacgATCAGGATGCTGGcgagtgcatttaatgcgaaggGGACGTATTTTCCTTGATCCAATTTTGCACCGTACCTCCACGTGGGCCCCACTCCACTCACATCCCCTTTAGGGGGGCTGTTCGGGGATAGCCTTCATCGAGACGTTGCTCTTCCCATTAAAGTCCTGGGGTGCCGAGGATAGGGTCGTCCTCAACTGTTCCCCCTGACACCTCGGCCTTTGATctttcgtcctcggcacacgACCTCCTCGGCATGGGCCCTGAGCCCggatagagcgtgggccggatcataagctccctggccccacaataacccctcaaaatcctgctatccgacTTCTCGGACgaataggagggttttgatgacatcagataTCTGCCAATGCCGGTCAATCCTTGTCACCTATCGGTTCCCGAGACTTTTCAtctgcccgagacacgttccTAGAGCCCTTGGAAGGCGAAACATGGCCTCATTAAATACGGGCGGCTTTGTGTTTCCCACGTTCTACGGCATGATGAAGATCGAACGGTGGTGATCCCTTggtctttatgggcgggaaaattgGTGCAGTTACCCTAGAAAGTATAAAAGATTTTTTGGAACGGATCTGtctcttcagttttgcacttaagagttctagcaCGTATATTCTGAGTTCATCTGAACTTTCACCCAAactcaagtctatctccagcacaaaaagcctaTTCGAAgcgtctttcttcttttatgtaagttccctacctccattaactcgtgctttttcttttctaggtttatttttctttggttccctttcttctcccgTCGCGGGTTGGGTTTGTTTAGTAAATCATAGAGATGGCTAAATTGAGATTGAGGAAATTAGTCGATACTGAAGAGGCGATGAATAAGTTCATCGTTGATTACAGGATTCCTACCAACGTAAGTCTGAGGCattgtaagatgggggagtggcACTATAAGAGGGAAACGGGCGCGGTAGTAATTCCCGTCCTCGCCTTTgtagaggggggtatgagaatcccgATGGGGCCGGTAACGAGGGGTTACCTCAGGCACTTCCGATTAGCCCCCACCCAGTGTGCCGGCAACGTGTTTAGGATTTTGGGTTGCGTGGACGCTTTAAACGAAAAGATGGGGTTAAGACTAACCCACCATGACGTGAACTGGtgctataatctccaaaatttgaaggggaaatcctactacatgaagacgagGGACGAGAGGTTCAATTAATCCAATGCCTCCCTGATTCCAACAAGGGATTAAATAAGGATTTCCTTATCGTCTCCGGCGAATGGCATGATGGCAATCTGTGCCCCATAGTAGAAGgaaaaccaggtggggtataggGAATGGAAAGGTGCTGACCCTTTGCGCCATTTCTAATCTGATGTGGTTCGGTAACTAATCATGcatatgtgtttttcttttgcagATCCACACGCTTATCAACGGCATTTTTACTTAGTTAACCGGGTGGACCTGGAGACTATTCTACAAGCGGCAGTTTTCGTAAATGACGGAGATGGTCAAGTCCGAGCCGCTCACAAAATATTAGGGTACCCTCCCGTTCAAAAGTCATTTGCCGACGTTAGGCACGTGATCAGCAAGAGCCACCCTcggcttccaaaaattaccgtGGTCGAGACAGGATTTCTAATCTCCGAAGTACCATCTGTCTCGAAGAGCATCCCACTGGTGGGCCCCTCCTCGTCTCATCAAATAGCGGAGGACGAAGGCGAGTTAGATCAGCCCGAGGAAGGGTTTGGGGTTTTTGACCTAGCCGACCAATCCGAGGATCCCCCTGGTGATATAGGTGACCCAGCCTTGTCCGAGGCGGAATTGTTATCAGTAGGCACATCTTCTCAAGCCGAGATGGGACTCAAGAGAAAGCCCCCGACCACCCTGCTCGAACTCCTCGAGGGTCAACCAGGGAAGGATACGCAGGTAATGCCACCACCCAATGCTCCTTCTCCACCGCCTCCGTCCTAGGTTATCTAGACTAGATCATCCTCCTCTAAGTCACAGTCACAATCCCCTCGCCCCAAACTCCCTTCTTCTCCCCCACCAGCTCTGCCTCCTCGGCCGGAGAGCACTGATtcaaagaggaagaggagtCCTAAGGGTAAGGAAACCGTAGATGGGGGAAAGTCCCAACCTTCTAAGGAGAGGGATGAAGCCCCGCGCGTGAAGCAATTAAAGATTGGGCACCAGAGCAAAGGTAAGGAGACCGAGGTCCAACCTTCCCAAGGCAAGGGAAAGGGGATTGAGGCCCAATCCTCGCCAAGCGCCTGGCTTCCCgccccaatgctccacggggGCCTACTGTTGGAAACTGCGTCCATGAGGGACCTTGGAGATGGCGAGGGTGGTTACGTGGCAGACGCACTAAGGAGAACCCTGCTACTTCCCACCGATATGGATGggttgaagaaaatgaggatgcaggaggtcTTCCTTAGTACGAAGAGGTACCTGAGCATGGTAAGgctcttgaaacctaaaactttattaactctCACTCCTGGTTTGTTATTCACGATGTATTTATCTCCCTTGACAGGCTctccaggccacctataggatggaggaagagGTGAACAATAAGAGTACGGCGGCCGAGAATGAACGCTTCAAGCACTTACTGGCCGCACGGACTCTCCAAACTTCTGAGGAGGACCTTGCCAAGACTAAGACTGCCCTAACAGACGCTATCCGAGAAAGGGATAATACCTTGGCGGGTTTAGCTAGCGCTCAAAAACAGGCCGAGGACCAAACAAAACGCCTACTAGAAGCCGAGAATCAGTTGCGTATAGCCAAGGAGCTGATCGATGACTTAAATAGAAGAGTGGCCAAGGCAGAGCATGACAAAGGTGTGGCAGAATATACCCGTGACGAAGCCATAAGGGCCAAGCAGGAGGCCAAGTTTGCCCGAAACGAGGCTGAGGCTGCCAAGGAAACGGCCGAGGATGATGGTTATAATGCAGGGGtagctgaaacccaagccaTCCTTAAAGCCCAGATTCCTGGAGTATGCAGGCTttactgctcccaggtttgggaagaggcctTGAAGCGAGCTGGGGTGAATGCTTCATTCGATTTGTGGAAAGCGGAGAACATATTCTACCCTACAGCCATTCGGGAGGCCACCTCCACCAGCTCCGCGGCTATGAGCGACCAACCCGAGGAAGAGGTCACTCAGTCGGAAACCGTACAGGTCGGCGCCTCTCCTGGCGAGCCTCTTAAATAGGGAAAGCTTTAGGATGTGATTGAAGCATCTCAGCGTACGGATCCCGAGGTACCCAAAGAGGTTGCTGAGTCCGTGGTTGGCACTCAGATGCCTAATGTCGAAGAGCCAGCCATACCGGCCCAGCCCCTACAGGCAATTCCCTTTGTTGTGGTCCCACAGAGCACCGACGCTGATCCTGCTCAGCCCTCCCCAGAAGGAACTGCCCTCCAAGGCACTGAAGCCGATCCCGTTCCTCCTTCCCAGGACGTGGCCGATGCAAAATTAAAGAAGTAGAAACCCCGGCCAAGCTTCGTACTTGTTTTTAGTTTAACGATTAACTTGTTTCTttgttgttttgaaaactttgtaatTTGCTAGTAGATTGAACTTGTTGAACAcgtatatgaaattcttttcttcctttttcattttggttaCTTATTAGTTGCCCTTGCCGATGCTTACTATTGTTTATGAGTTTTGAACTAATTATCTTAACACGTATGGATAATTGGGCATGCGATATACTTAGAATCATGTTTCAGAACGTTTAGCTTACCTGTACCTGTAGAGCCTTGAACTCATGTCTGACCCTCATTCAATGAAGATATAGGCATCATCTGAGATGTCACGTGTAGTGTAAGGTCCTGCTTAGTACCCAggtttctttaaagtagttggattcccataggtttgagtccgaggaccatgcaataccttggttctgtccaaaacttgatagatatttaagtagttggtttccccataggtttgagtccgagaaccatgcaataccttgattttgtccaaaacttgatatatatttctaagtagttggtttccccataggtttgagtccgaggaccatgcaataccttggttctgtccaaaacttgatatatatttctaagtagttggtttccccataggtttgagtccgaggaccatgcaataccttggttctgtctaaaacttgatagatacttaagtagttggtttccccataggtttgagtccgaggaccatgcaataccttggttctgtccaaaacttgatagatacttaagtagttggtttccccataggtttgagtccgaggaccatgcaataccttggttctgtccaaaacttgatagatacttaagtagttggtttctccataggtttgagtccgaggaccatgcaataccttggttctgtccaaaacttgatagatatttaagtagttggtttccccataggtttgagtccgagaaccatgcaataccttggttctatccaaaacttgatagatatttaagtagttggtttccccatagatttgagtccgaggaccatgcaataccttggttttgtccaaaacttgatagatatttaagtagttggtttccccataggtttgagtccgaggaccatgcaataccttggttctgtccaaaacttgatagatacttaagtagttggtttccccataggtttgagtccgaggaccatgcaataccttggttctgtccaaaacttgatagatacttaagtagttggtttccccataggtttgagtccgaggaccatgcaataccttggttctgtccaaaacttgatagatatttaagtagttgggggaattaacccctcggctatggcATGAGACCTTGGTTTTTAGGggaattagctcctcggccaagcccctagaaccatctgTGCGGCTGACGTTacgaagcgcagcccctagtaaagaagcatagcccctagtggaactttacacTAGAATACTACAACCggctgttagaaatgacaagggaactGTCTCGTCCTACCGCCTATGCCaagacacaagcctttcccatagacggcgccaattgtaaggacacgatttggaACGACCCGTAacaatgttgggttcgcacgtaaaaaggcccaaacaatatcatttgtagagcgtgggtttgaaaggctaggccttggtcacaagacagtgggttttccatggtgttcatacatagttaaatcatgttcgccctaggagtctttctcttggaagcgggctgggaggctctggtttttggccatttttcccagccagCCCCTTGGTgcactaacttttacattatatagtccttggttgatcttagtcctccacttgttggtcaggcaggtgcttacttctgtacccgtcccatcagctgtcccctcttactttctgttagttgtgATGATCGAAGTTACACCGTCCAAgtgtcttttctcattaacacgATCAGGATGCTAGcgagtgcatttaatgcgaaggGGACGTATTTTCCTTGATCCAATTTT
This region includes:
- the LOC126708888 gene encoding uncharacterized protein LOC126708888 yields the protein MGLLKKIAGFLGFSKDDNHESKDEDDDNNNINSNNNNSEAQTHSNSNRSSAHFQETGLPRRGFSVPVQVSLERPHLGPLLSPCIPPDAAVQGLRWYTKALRIDEDGDVADEFLDEVLLESSTSTEDHQRSFPKFEVKYSTRPAKVKSLLLAPDGKIRQCVEHQGRLQWV